In Streptococcus parasuis, the following proteins share a genomic window:
- a CDS encoding DUF3165 family protein: MFYLILAMLLVLFYIFAAPNNIRGTINLMVAVFVLVALFIALLLAFLKVLEFSSHVWVAIIMLMIAFWAMWDIHHLDKPNTKRSSRTKRETY, from the coding sequence ATGTTTTATCTAATCTTAGCCATGTTGCTGGTGCTATTTTATATCTTTGCAGCACCAAACAATATTCGAGGAACCATTAATCTCATGGTTGCGGTATTTGTTTTGGTAGCACTTTTTATAGCCCTCTTATTAGCTTTTTTAAAGGTTTTAGAATTCTCTTCTCATGTCTGGGTTGCCATTATCATGCTCATGATTGCATTCTGGGCTATGTGGGATATTCATCATTTAGATAAACCAAATACCAAACGTTCATCAAGAACGAAGAGAGAAACCTACTAA